In Candidatus Sulfotelmatobacter sp., a genomic segment contains:
- the xseA gene encoding exodeoxyribonuclease VII large subunit: MRYTSPMSLADQMGFNFRPPERRLWKVRDLVAAVRSHIEREYSDAWVEGEISNFRAPDSGHLYFTLKDGNAQIRVVMFRSAARLLRFRPADGQQVVVRGRVTVYEDRGELQISAEHIEPKGAGSLQLAFEQLKAKLEAEGLFASERKKPIPALPSRIGIVTSTQAAALRDILNVLQRRHRSVNVLIYHAQVQGDAASQEVAAGVRFFNQDDSQQDNVDVIIVARGGGSAEDLAAFNNESLARTVAASSVPVISAVGHETDFTIVDFVADLRAPTPSAAAELVIRSRQEVEDHVAALSDRLSRAMRYRLLIGRQSLTELAQHGAFARMMELIHQRQQKLDDLTHRLELAQRQLLEQMLRRWEKVSAAVRHYDLRLVLSSIRKELDSRTAALVAVMRNVLLQYRVRSERLHTALQSLSPLAILERGYALVFDSNGNLLKDANNLNLGDEITARLAHGEIQAAITKKPG; encoded by the coding sequence TTGCGTTACACTTCCCCCATGTCCCTCGCCGACCAGATGGGATTCAACTTTCGCCCGCCCGAGCGCCGCCTCTGGAAAGTTCGCGACCTGGTCGCCGCCGTCCGCTCGCACATCGAGCGCGAATATTCTGACGCCTGGGTCGAAGGCGAAATTTCCAACTTCCGCGCTCCCGACTCCGGCCATCTCTATTTCACGCTGAAAGACGGCAACGCGCAGATTCGCGTCGTCATGTTCCGCTCCGCGGCGCGCCTGCTTCGCTTCCGCCCCGCCGACGGCCAGCAAGTCGTCGTCCGCGGCCGTGTCACGGTTTATGAAGACCGCGGCGAGCTCCAAATTTCCGCTGAACACATCGAGCCAAAAGGCGCCGGCTCCCTGCAACTCGCATTCGAGCAACTCAAAGCCAAACTCGAAGCTGAAGGCCTTTTCGCCTCCGAGCGCAAGAAGCCAATTCCCGCACTTCCATCGCGCATCGGCATCGTCACCTCGACCCAGGCCGCTGCACTGCGCGACATTCTCAACGTCCTCCAGCGTCGGCATCGCTCCGTGAACGTTCTCATCTATCACGCTCAGGTCCAAGGGGATGCGGCTTCACAAGAAGTCGCCGCCGGAGTCCGTTTCTTTAATCAGGACGACAGCCAACAAGACAACGTCGATGTCATCATCGTCGCCCGAGGCGGCGGCTCCGCCGAAGATCTCGCTGCCTTCAACAATGAATCCCTCGCTCGCACGGTCGCCGCATCCTCCGTTCCCGTGATCTCTGCCGTCGGCCACGAAACCGATTTCACCATCGTCGATTTCGTCGCCGATCTGCGCGCTCCCACACCCTCCGCCGCCGCGGAACTCGTAATCCGTTCCCGTCAGGAAGTTGAAGACCACGTAGCCGCCTTATCTGACCGCCTCAGTCGCGCCATGCGCTATCGCCTCCTCATAGGCCGTCAATCCCTCACCGAACTCGCGCAGCACGGCGCCTTCGCCCGCATGATGGAACTCATCCACCAGCGCCAGCAAAAGCTCGACGATCTCACCCACCGCCTCGAACTCGCCCAGCGGCAATTGCTCGAGCAAATGCTGCGCCGCTGGGAAAAAGTCTCCGCCGCGGTGCGCCACTACGATTTGCGCCTCGTTCTCTCCAGCATCCGCAAAGAGCTCGACAGCCGCACCGCCGCGCTGGTCGCCGTGATGCGCAACGTCCTGCTCCAATACCGCGTTCGCAGCGAGCGCCTTCACACCGCCCTCCAATCACTCTCGCCGCTGGCCATTCTCGAGCGCGGCTACGCCCTGGTCTTCGACTCCAATGGCAACCTCCTGAAAGACGCGAACAATCTGAACCTCGGCGACGAAATCACCGCCCGCCTGGCCCACGGAGAAATTCAAGCCGCAATAACCAAGAAGCCCGGCTAA
- a CDS encoding acyl-CoA carboxylase subunit beta — protein sequence MNLEQKVAELKKRNQLAEEGGGAKRRERQHKEGKMSARERVEFLLDEGTFEETDKLVTHRCNDFGMAEQKIYGDGFITGYGRIEGRLVYVFAQDFTVFGGSLSETNAGKIVKIMDLAAKMGAPVIGLNDSGGARIQEGVLSLAGYADIFLRNTIYSGVVPQISAIMGPCAGGAVYSPAITDFVLMVDKTSYMFITGPDVIKTVTHEEVTKDQLGGAMTHNETSGVAHFLAHDDAECLSMVRELLSFLPSNNLDEPPRKACTDPIDRADAALDTMVPAQSNQPYDMKDVIHAVVDDGYFFEVQEHYAKNIVVGFGRLDGRPVGIVANQPAMLAGTLDINASVKGARFVRFCDCFNIPLVTFEDVPGFLPGTAQEYGGIIKHGAKLLYAFAEATVPKVTVITRKAYGGAYCVMASKHIRTDVNYAWPSAEIAVMGPEGAVDIVYKRELDGAANREQLRREKIEEFRDRFANPYVAADRGFVDAVIQPRETRKKLIQALAMLETKRDRNPAKKHGNIPL from the coding sequence ATGAATCTTGAACAAAAAGTTGCGGAACTGAAGAAAAGAAATCAACTTGCCGAGGAGGGTGGCGGGGCGAAGCGGCGCGAGCGGCAGCACAAAGAAGGCAAGATGTCCGCGCGCGAGCGGGTTGAGTTTTTGCTCGACGAGGGAACGTTTGAAGAGACCGACAAGCTGGTCACGCATCGGTGCAATGATTTCGGCATGGCCGAACAGAAGATTTATGGCGACGGATTTATCACGGGTTACGGGCGCATCGAGGGGCGGCTGGTGTATGTGTTTGCGCAGGACTTTACCGTGTTCGGCGGGTCGCTGTCAGAGACGAATGCGGGGAAGATTGTGAAGATTATGGATCTGGCGGCAAAGATGGGCGCGCCGGTGATTGGATTGAACGATTCGGGCGGAGCGCGGATTCAGGAAGGCGTGTTGTCTCTGGCGGGATATGCGGATATTTTCTTGCGCAACACGATTTACAGCGGCGTGGTGCCGCAGATTTCGGCGATCATGGGGCCGTGCGCGGGAGGGGCGGTGTATTCGCCGGCGATTACGGATTTTGTTTTGATGGTGGACAAGACTTCCTACATGTTCATCACCGGGCCGGACGTGATCAAGACCGTGACGCATGAGGAGGTCACGAAAGATCAACTGGGCGGCGCGATGACGCACAACGAAACTTCGGGCGTGGCGCACTTTTTGGCGCACGACGATGCGGAATGTTTGTCGATGGTGCGGGAGCTGTTGAGTTTTTTGCCGTCGAATAATCTGGACGAGCCGCCGCGGAAGGCGTGTACGGATCCGATTGATCGGGCGGATGCGGCGCTGGATACGATGGTTCCGGCACAGTCGAACCAGCCGTATGACATGAAAGATGTGATTCATGCGGTGGTCGACGATGGCTATTTTTTCGAGGTGCAGGAGCATTACGCGAAGAACATTGTTGTCGGTTTTGGGCGGCTCGATGGACGGCCGGTGGGGATTGTCGCGAATCAGCCGGCGATGCTGGCGGGGACGCTGGATATTAATGCGTCGGTGAAGGGGGCGCGTTTTGTGCGGTTTTGCGATTGCTTCAACATTCCGCTGGTGACGTTTGAAGATGTTCCGGGATTTCTGCCGGGAACCGCGCAGGAGTATGGCGGCATCATCAAGCACGGGGCGAAGTTGCTGTATGCGTTTGCCGAGGCGACGGTGCCGAAAGTCACGGTGATTACGCGGAAGGCGTATGGCGGGGCGTATTGCGTGATGGCGTCGAAGCATATCCGTACCGACGTGAATTATGCGTGGCCGTCCGCGGAGATTGCGGTGATGGGGCCGGAGGGCGCGGTGGATATCGTCTACAAACGCGAACTGGATGGAGCGGCGAATCGCGAGCAACTGCGGCGCGAGAAGATCGAAGAGTTTCGCGACCGGTTTGCGAATCCTTATGTGGCTGCCGATCGGGGATTTGTGGATGCGGTGATCCAGCCGCGGGAGACGCGCAAGAAATTGATTCAGGCGCTGGCGATGCTGGAGACGAAGCGGGATCGGAATCCGGCAAAAAAGCATGGGAATATACCGCTGTAG